One segment of Micromonospora parathelypteridis DNA contains the following:
- a CDS encoding HIT family protein has translation MSGCVFCGIVTGEVPAFRVADTPAGVAFLDTRPVFKGHVLVVPRVHLVTLAELPADLLPDYFALVQRLAVAVETALGAGGTFVAMNNKVSQSVPHLHTHVVPRTKGDGLRGFFWPRTRYDDDAEAQTYADRIAAALPGGA, from the coding sequence ATGAGCGGTTGCGTGTTCTGCGGGATCGTGACGGGCGAGGTGCCGGCGTTCCGGGTGGCTGACACCCCGGCCGGGGTGGCGTTCCTGGACACCCGGCCGGTGTTCAAGGGGCACGTGCTGGTGGTGCCCCGGGTGCACCTGGTGACCCTGGCCGAGCTGCCGGCCGACCTGCTGCCCGACTACTTCGCGCTGGTCCAGCGGCTGGCGGTGGCGGTGGAGACCGCTCTCGGTGCCGGTGGGACGTTCGTGGCGATGAACAACAAGGTGTCCCAATCGGTGCCGCACCTGCACACCCACGTGGTTCCGCGTACCAAGGGCGACGGGTTGCGTGGCTTCTTCTGGCCGCGCACACGGTACGACGACGACGCCGAGGCCCAGACGTACGCAGACCGCATCGCCGCGGCCCTTCCGGGTGGGGCCTGA
- a CDS encoding YncE family protein, giving the protein MQIRRGFTLVLAALTAGLLTGAVPGHAQAAAAPTATPLPLKTVADVVSAGDRVFVSGGRSSTDVVVTSATGVVTGTLSGLPGPTDLLLSADRRTLYVALPTANTIAAFDTGSLIESARYDTGAGECPSSLALTGRYLWFGYGCDQWGGNIGRIDLGRQPARLTTQVVSQDFHGAPLLAAASQNRAVLLAGQPSLSPASAYAYGIGTAGALTTLGTNAWSVLGSNLRDIALDPTGTTLYTAAGAPYEAQAFPFADISTPSATYPTGAYPNAVEVSRDGTRVAAGADATYDPDVFVFTPDGTELARFELGDELSSGALAWSPNGARLYAVAYDWTGVNQATLHVLPVPAA; this is encoded by the coding sequence TTGCAGATCAGAAGAGGCTTCACCCTGGTGCTCGCGGCGCTGACCGCCGGGCTGCTCACCGGTGCGGTCCCGGGCCACGCCCAGGCGGCCGCCGCGCCGACAGCGACCCCACTGCCGCTGAAGACGGTCGCCGACGTGGTGTCGGCCGGTGACCGGGTCTTCGTCAGCGGTGGCCGTTCCTCGACCGACGTCGTGGTGACCAGCGCGACCGGCGTGGTGACCGGCACCCTGTCGGGCCTGCCCGGCCCCACCGACCTGCTGCTCAGTGCCGACCGGCGGACGCTCTACGTGGCGCTGCCCACCGCCAACACCATCGCGGCATTCGACACCGGCTCGCTGATCGAGTCGGCCCGTTACGACACCGGTGCGGGCGAGTGCCCGTCGTCGCTGGCGTTGACCGGCCGGTACCTGTGGTTCGGCTACGGCTGTGACCAGTGGGGCGGCAACATCGGCCGGATCGACCTCGGCCGTCAGCCGGCCCGGCTGACCACCCAGGTCGTCAGCCAGGACTTCCACGGTGCGCCGCTGCTCGCCGCGGCCAGCCAGAACCGGGCGGTGCTGCTCGCCGGGCAACCGTCGTTGAGCCCGGCGTCGGCGTACGCGTACGGCATCGGCACTGCGGGCGCGTTGACCACCCTGGGGACGAACGCGTGGTCGGTGCTCGGCAGCAACCTGCGGGACATCGCCCTCGACCCGACCGGCACCACCCTCTACACCGCCGCCGGAGCGCCGTACGAGGCGCAGGCGTTCCCGTTCGCCGACATCAGCACCCCGTCCGCGACCTACCCCACCGGTGCGTACCCGAACGCCGTCGAGGTCTCCCGCGACGGCACCCGGGTAGCCGCCGGGGCGGACGCCACCTACGACCCGGACGTGTTCGTCTTCACGCCGGACGGCACCGAGCTGGCCCGCTTCGAGCTCGGCGACGAACTCAGCTCCGGCGCGCTGGCCTGGTCGCCGAATGGCGCACGGCTCTACGCGGTCGCCTATGACTGGACCGGGGTCAACCAGGCCACCCTGCACGTTCTGCCGGTTCCGGCCGCCTGA